One Elaeis guineensis isolate ETL-2024a chromosome 10, EG11, whole genome shotgun sequence genomic window carries:
- the LOC105059936 gene encoding sucrose-phosphatase 2 — MNRLNGPARLMIVSDLDHTMVDHHDPENLSLLRFNALWESLYRHDSLLVFSTGRSPTLYKQLRKEKPMLTPDITIMSVGTEITYGESMVPDDGWENVLNQKWDRNIVIEETSKFPQLSFQSETEQRPHKVSFYVDKAHAQEVVKSLSECLEKRGLDVKIIYSGGMDLDILPQGAGKGQALAYLLKKFKSDGKPPVNTLVCGDSGNDAELFSIPDVYGVMVKNAQEELLQWYAENAKNNPKIIHATERCAAGIIQAVGHFKLGPNTSPRDVTDLSCCKTDNVSPAYEVVKFYLLYERWHRAEVEKSEEHIQNLKTTCHPTGIVVHPSGVEHSFQEFINAFGSCYGDKQGKQFRVWVDKVFTSEISSDAWLVKFDKWELADEGRQCCLTSVLLKSKPENPGGFVWVHVHQTWLEGYVANDQRAWVL, encoded by the exons ATGAATAGGCTCAACGGTCCTGCCCGTCTCATGATTGTTTCAGATCTTGATCATACGATG GTTGATCATCATGATCCTGAGAATCTCTCACTGCTAAGGTTCAATGCATTGTGGGAATCCCTTTACCGCCACGATTCTCTGTTGGTTTTCTCGACCGGCCGATCACCTACACTTTACAAGCAGCTAAGGAAAGAGAAGCCCATGCTGACACCAGACATAACAATCATGTCGGTTGGTACGGAGATAACATATGGTGAATCAATGGTGCCCGATGATGGCTGGGAGAATGTTTTGAATCAGAAATGGGATCGGAACATTGTCATAGAGGAAACATCAAAGTTTCCCCAACTGTCATTTCAG TCAGAAACAGAGCAACGACCCCACAAGGTTAGCTTTTACGTAGACAAGGCACATGCTCAAGAAGTTGTGAAGTCTCTTTCAGAATGTCTAGAGAAACGCGGG ttggatgtgaaaataatttaCAGTGGTGGAATGGATCTTGACATATTACCTCAAGGTGCCGGCAAAGGACAAGCTCTTGCTTATTTGCTTAAAAAGTTCAAGTCAGATGGCAAACCACCTGTTAATACTCTTGTTTGTGGTGACTCTGGCAATGATGCTGAATTGTTCAGTATTCCAGATGTTTATGGTGTCATG GTCAAAAATGCCCAAGAGGAGTTGCTACAATGGTACGCAGAAAATGCCAAAAACAACCCTAAGATAATTCATGCAACTGAAAGATGTGCTGCTGGTATTATCCAAGCTGTTGGCCACTTTAAGCTAGGTCCCAATACATCCCCGAGAGATGTTACGGATTTATCATGTTGCAAGACAGACAATGTCAGCCCTGCCTATGAAGTAGTCAAGTTTTACTTGTTGTATGAGAGGTGGCATCGGGCAGAAGTTGAAAAGTCTGAAGAGCATATCCAAAACTTGAAGACTACTTGT CATCCAACTGGAATAGTTGTTCATCCCTCTGGAGTTGAGCATTCTTTTCAAGAATTCATCAATGCATTTGGATCATGCTATGGTGATAAACAAGGAAAACAGTTCCGAGTGTGGGTTGATAAAGTTTTCACTTCAGAGATCAGTTCAGATGCTTGGCTGGTGAAGTTTGATAAGTGGGAGTTGGCTG ATGAAGGGCGGCAATGTTGTTTGACTAGTGTTCTTCTGAAATCAAAG CCTGAAAATCCGGGTGGCTTTGTCTGGGTGCATGTCCATCAGACATGGCTTGAAGGATATGTGGCGAATGATCAACGTGCCTGGGTCTTGTAG
- the LOC105059938 gene encoding NPL4-like protein: MIIRVRSRDGLERVTVPDGGAATVATLQSLIESQLGVPAAAQTLSLDPKLLLSTTPAAPAASLSDPSAPLSSLGLAHGSVVFLSYSGVSRSSAPPSAPLTPAGSFGRKMTMDDLIARQIRVSRQETPHCSAASFDRDAAHAFQLYVAETLAFAVKRGGFLYGRVSDDGAVVVDFIYEPPQQGTEEALALLRDPDEEALVEAIAAGLGMRRVGFIFTQAVGRKGGTGEYTMSGREVVQAAELQAEGGIPEWVTAIVKLEVGEDGAADVHFEAFQMSDTCVRLFKEGWFVTEFGEDDDPRLSRMKKDVVVGGKDVREVDNDFFLVPVKISDHQGSLSSGFPIENRITTVTLKALKNHLDRIKHLPFVKRISDFHFLLLLSRFLDVNADVPALAECVQRQATVPEGYQLLIESLAASA, from the exons atgatcATCCGTGTCCGAAGCCGCGACGGCCTGGAGCGCGTCACCGTCCCCGACGGCGGCGCCGCCACCGTCGCCACCCTCCAATCCCTCATCGAGTCCCAGCTTGGCGTCCCCGCCGCCGCCCAGACGCTCTCCCTCGACCCCaaactcctcctctccaccacccCCGCAGCCCCTGCTGCCTCCCTCTCCGATCCCTCCGCCCCTCTCTCCTCCCTTGGCCTCGCCCACGGCTCCGTCGTCTTCCTCTCCTACTCTGGCGTCTCCCGCTCCTCCGCCCCTCCCTCTGCCCCGCTCACCCCCGCCGGATCCTTCGGCCGCAAGATGACCATGGACGACCTCATCGCCCGCCAGATCCGCGTCTCCCGTCAGGAAACCCCTCACTGCTCCGCTGCCTCCTTCGACCGCGACGCCGCCCACGCCTTCCAGCTTTACGTCGCCGAGACCCTCGCCTTCGCCGTCAAGCGCGGCGGCTTCCTTTACGGCCGCGTCTCCGATGACGGCGCTGTCGTCGTCGACTTCATCTACGAGCCCCCCCAGCAGGGTACCGAGGAGGCCCTCGCCCTCCTCCGTGACCCCGACGAGGAGGCCCTAGTCGAGGCCATCGCTGCTGGCCTCGGGATGCGCCGCGTCGGCTTCATCTTCACGCAGGCCGTCGGCCGGAAGGGCGGTACGGGGGAGTACACAATGTCTGGCCGGGAGGTTGTGCAGGCCGCCGAGCTCCAGGCCGAGGGGGGGATTCCGGAGTGGGTGACTGCGATCGTCAAGCTGGAGGTTGGCGAGGATGGGGCGGCCGATGTGCACTTCGAGGCGTTCCAGATGAGCGATACCTGCGTCCGGCTGTTCAAGGAGGGGTGGTTTGTGACAGAGTTCGGCGAGGATGATGATCCCAGGCTGTCGAGGATGAAGAAGGACGTGGTGGTTGGAGGGAAGGATGTGAGGGAGGTCGACAATGACTTCTTCTTGGTGCCCGTCAAGATCTCAGATCACCAG GGGTCACTGTCATCGGGTTTTCCTATAGAGAACCGAATTACTACTGTAACGCTGAAGGCTCTGAAGAACCACCTGGATAGGATAAAGCATCTCCCCTTTGTGAAACGAATCTCTGACTTTCACTTTCTGCTTCTACTTTCCAGGTTTTTAGATGTTAATGCTGACGTCCCAGCACTGGCTGAGTGTGTACAGAGGCAAGCAACAGTCCCTGAGGGCTACCAGCTTCTGATCGAATCCCTGGCTGCTTCCGCTTGA